Genomic DNA from Pseudomonas helmanticensis:
GGAAAACGCTGCCGGGCAGAACGAAGGTTCGTGCAAGACTTTGGGTCTGGCGCTGCTGGAAGGGCTGAGTGATGAAGAAGCGCTGCTGGCGTTTGGCGAGCATTACCGCTCGGTGGTGGCGACGCCTGAGGGCAGCGATCACGGCAATATTCGTGCGTTGATCGAACATGGCCTCGCTGGCGTGAAATTCACCGCCCAGCCCCTGACCCGCCGCTGATCAAGATCAAAAGATCGCAGCCTTCGGCAGCTCCTACACTGATCTGATCGTTCCCACGCTCCGCGTGGAAATGCAGCTGGGGACGCTCCGCGTCCCAACGGACGCAGAGCGTCCAGATGAGGCATTCCCACGCAGAGCGTGGGAACGATCATCATGGGATCAGTGTAGGAGCTGCCGAAGGCTGCGATCTTTTGATTCTCATAAAAAAACCGGCCGAAGCCGGTTTTTTTGTGCCTGCGATCTTAGAACGAAGCGTTCTGCAGACCGTCCAGGTAACGCTCGGTATCCAGGGCCGCCATGCAACCGGCGCCGGCCGAGGTGATGGCCTGGCGGTAAACGTGGTCAGCCACGTCACCGGCAGCGAAGATGCCTTCGACGCTGGTCGCGGTAGCGTTGCCGTCACGGCCGCCCTGCACCACCAGATAACCGTCTTTCAAGGTCAGCTGGCCTTCGAACAACGAAGTGTTCGGGGTGTGACCGATGGCGATGAACACGCCGTCGACGGTGATTTCGTCGAAGCTGCCGTCGTTGTTCTTCAGACGCGCACCGGTCACGCCCATGTTGTCGCCCAGGACTTCATCGAGAGTGGCGTTCAACTTGAGGATGATCTTGCCTTCAGCGACGCGAGCGTTGAGCTTGTCGATCAGGATCTTCTCGGCGCGGAAGGTTTCGCGACGGTGGATCAGGGTCACGGTGCTGGCGATGTTGGCCAGGTACAGTGCTTCTTCAACGGCGGTGTTGCCGCCGCCGACCACTGCAACAGGCTTGTTGCGGTAGAAGAAACCATCGCAGGTCGCGCAGGCGGAAACGCCTTTGCCCATGAACGCTTCTTCCGATGGCAGGCCCAGGTAACGCGCGCTGGCGCCAGTGGCGATGATCAGGGCGTCGCAGGTGTAGGTCGCGCTGTCACCGGTCAGGGTGTAAGGCTTGGCAGCGAAGTCGACGGCGTTGATGTGATCGAAAACGATCTCGGTTTCAAAACGCTCGGCGTGCTCGCGCATGCGCTCCATCAGGACTGGACCGGTCAGGCCGTGGACGTCGCCCGGCCAGTTGTCGACTTCGGTAGTGGTGGTCAGTTGACCGCCAGCCTGCATGCCGGTGATCAGCAATGGCTTGAGGTTGGCGCGGGCCGCGTATACCGCAGCGCTGTAACCGGCAGGGCCGGAACCGAGAATAATCACTCGCGAATGACGGACTTCAGACATGACCTGCTCCTGTTGACCGGGCCGAAAAACGGGCACGGATCGCCGGACTGCCGGCGGGAATAAAAAAGGACTGTGGATAACCTTGGGGAAGGCGTGAGCTCGACAGTCCTGTAAAAAGTTGGGTGCAGCGTATCGAGGGGGGCAAGATTAAGGAAATACGGTTTAACAATCCAGCTCATAGGTGGTCTCTATGCCGACACACTGACGAGATGGACGTCTTTGTTACAGTGAATGTCGATCGCTCTACCGCGCTTTCGCAGCGGTTGCAAAGTCGGTAAGGTCGGCGCGATTTCCCTTGCTCGGAGCATCTTATGCCCGCCCCTGTTCTGTCCGGTCCGCAATATCTGCGCGAAGGCCTCAAACTGGTCTTGAGTCCAGGCCTGCGCCTGTTCGTGTTGTTGCCGCTGGCGATCAATCTGGTGCTGTTCGTCGGATTGATCTATCTGGCCGGCCACCAGTTCAGCCTGTGGGTCGATACGCTGATGCCGTCTCTGCCCGAGTGGCTGAGTTTTCTCAGCTACATCCTCTGGCCCCTGTTCGTGGTGCTGGTGGCGTTGATGGTGTTCTTTACCTTCACCATGCTCGCCAACGTCATCGCCGCACCGTTCAACGGTTTCCTCGCGGAAAAAGTCGAAGTGGTGGTGCGCGGCACCGATGATTTCCCGGCGTTCAGCTGGGGCGAACTGATCGCCATGGTCCCGCGCACCCTCGCTCGGGAAATGCGCAAACTCGGTTATTTCCTGCCCAGGGCGATCGGCCTGTTCATCCTCTCCTTCATTCCGGTGGTCAACATCGTCGCCGCGCCGCTGTGGCTGCTGTTCGGGGTGTGGATGATGGCGATCCAGTACATCGACTACCCGGCGGATAACCACAAACTGGGCTGGAACGAGATGCTCGCCTGGCTGCGCCAGAAGCGCTGGCAGAGCATGAGTTTTGGCGGGATTGTCTATCTGGTGCTGCTGATTCCGGTGGTGAACATCCTGATGATGCCGGCTGCGGTGGCCGGGGCGACACTGTTCTGGGTGCGTGAGCGTGGCGCCGAGAACCTTGTGAGCCAGCGCTAGGCGCGTCACAAATCCATCATCCGAACGTCACAGGCACGACATGGCCTCAGCCGACACTGAGGTCATGACGACAGCTCTACACATCACCCTGATCAGCGAAACCTTCCCACCGGAAATCAACGGCGTGGCCAATACCCTTGGCCGCTTGTGCGAGGGACTGCGCGCGCGCGGGCATCAGGTTGATCTGGTGCGGCCGCGTCAGGCCGGCGATCCGCAGCGTAGTGAAGATAATGCGCTGTTGTTGTGTCGAGGCTGGCCGCTGCCGGGGTATCCGGGGCTGCAATGGGGTCAGTCGTCGATGCACAAACTGCTGCGACGCTGGAAGCGCCAGCGGCCGGATGTGCTGTACATCGCCACGGAAGGTCCGCTCGGCTTGTCGGCGCTGCGCGCGGCGCGGCGTTTGGGAATATCGGTGGTCAGCGGGTTTCACACCAACTTTCAGCAA
This window encodes:
- a CDS encoding HopJ type III effector protein — translated: MSDLNTLRVSLNSGEHVFADTLAFVAAGYDYQPQAFNNGGVENAAGQNEGSCKTLGLALLEGLSDEEALLAFGEHYRSVVATPEGSDHGNIRALIEHGLAGVKFTAQPLTRR
- the cysZ gene encoding sulfate transporter CysZ gives rise to the protein MPAPVLSGPQYLREGLKLVLSPGLRLFVLLPLAINLVLFVGLIYLAGHQFSLWVDTLMPSLPEWLSFLSYILWPLFVVLVALMVFFTFTMLANVIAAPFNGFLAEKVEVVVRGTDDFPAFSWGELIAMVPRTLAREMRKLGYFLPRAIGLFILSFIPVVNIVAAPLWLLFGVWMMAIQYIDYPADNHKLGWNEMLAWLRQKRWQSMSFGGIVYLVLLIPVVNILMMPAAVAGATLFWVRERGAENLVSQR
- the trxB gene encoding thioredoxin-disulfide reductase, whose product is MSEVRHSRVIILGSGPAGYSAAVYAARANLKPLLITGMQAGGQLTTTTEVDNWPGDVHGLTGPVLMERMREHAERFETEIVFDHINAVDFAAKPYTLTGDSATYTCDALIIATGASARYLGLPSEEAFMGKGVSACATCDGFFYRNKPVAVVGGGNTAVEEALYLANIASTVTLIHRRETFRAEKILIDKLNARVAEGKIILKLNATLDEVLGDNMGVTGARLKNNDGSFDEITVDGVFIAIGHTPNTSLFEGQLTLKDGYLVVQGGRDGNATATSVEGIFAAGDVADHVYRQAITSAGAGCMAALDTERYLDGLQNASF